The Metabacillus schmidteae genome has a segment encoding these proteins:
- a CDS encoding helix-turn-helix domain-containing protein: MDQMYYSLENHKRDIDVKQYVYYIGSYHYNWHDAMELLIVLQGEIEVSHNGRNDILAEDDLMIINSNVGHATLARKPNSIAMVIHLHPIYFSSYFSDYQLLQFKCISIGEHHNKEPFKKIRRLAVEMIQYMGGNTPTEKLWCESLLHELTANLVKYFPPEEISSTEMASNKRKNDAVNEIIHYIDKNYKNKISLEELSNVFGYNKSYISQIVKLNLGINFYEYLTRIRLREATYALANLEEKISDIALSYGFSEVKSFNTAFRNSFGKTPSEYRKQLSIKKDSQSLVNEKRYLTEGEFRELIKVQEEFKPSSDFLLQDNKEQEEKKLLNKEDYQTISEIRKELDSTLKKVRKIEKKLF; encoded by the coding sequence ATGGATCAAATGTATTATTCGTTGGAAAATCACAAAAGAGATATTGATGTTAAGCAATATGTATACTATATAGGATCCTATCATTATAATTGGCATGATGCTATGGAACTCTTAATTGTTCTTCAGGGAGAGATTGAAGTAAGTCACAATGGCAGGAACGATATATTAGCAGAAGACGATCTCATGATTATTAATAGTAATGTAGGACATGCAACTCTTGCGAGAAAACCAAATTCCATCGCAATGGTTATTCATCTGCATCCAATTTATTTTAGCTCCTATTTTAGTGATTACCAATTACTTCAGTTTAAGTGTATATCAATAGGTGAACATCATAATAAAGAACCTTTCAAGAAAATAAGAAGACTTGCTGTTGAAATGATTCAATATATGGGAGGGAATACACCAACTGAAAAGTTGTGGTGTGAGAGTCTCCTTCATGAGTTAACGGCAAATTTGGTTAAATATTTTCCTCCAGAAGAGATATCATCAACAGAAATGGCAAGTAACAAGCGGAAAAATGATGCCGTGAATGAAATTATTCATTATATTGATAAGAATTATAAAAATAAAATCAGTTTAGAAGAGCTCTCGAATGTATTTGGATATAATAAGAGCTACATTTCGCAAATCGTTAAGCTTAATCTTGGTATCAACTTTTACGAATATCTGACTAGAATTAGGTTAAGGGAAGCTACTTATGCCCTTGCCAATTTGGAAGAAAAAATCTCAGATATTGCTTTATCCTATGGATTTTCAGAGGTGAAATCGTTTAATACGGCGTTTAGAAATAGCTTCGGAAAAACGCCTTCAGAATACAGAAAACAATTATCTATTAAAAAGGATTCGCAAAGTTTGGTAAATGAAAAAAGGTATCTTACAGAAGGGGAATTTAGAGAATTAATTAAAGTCCAGGAGGAATTTAAACCATCATCTGATTTTCTACTTCAGGATAATAAGGAGCAGGAAGAAAAAAAACTATTAAATAAAGAAGATTATCAAACTATTAGTGAAATTCGAAAAGAGCTGGATAGTACCCTGAAAAAGGTTAGGAAGATAGAAAAAAAGTTATTTTAA